In Pygocentrus nattereri isolate fPygNat1 chromosome 3, fPygNat1.pri, whole genome shotgun sequence, the DNA window CAGTTTTCCAAATTTCTAGTGTACTTGTGGAAAGACTGCTTCTGTTCAcaactctctgtctgtcttctcttGCACCAGATAGTTTCACCTGCAATGCTAGTGGACAGTGGGAAACAATTGAGCACCTTCTTTCACCTCAGGTGGATTTGCCCAGATGTATTCCAGGTATAACAGTCAGCGTTGTCACCAACCAAACATTcgttatctctctcactctttttttcaTGTAGTTTATTCATGCATACATCACAACTTAATGAGGTATTCGTAATTGTCTCACTTTTtgtccctctctttcctcttctccGCTTCCTTTTAACAGTATGTGGCATGAATAAACAGCCCTTTTCTGCTGGAAGGGTTTTTGGAGGAGAGGATGCCAAACTGGGACAGATACCCTGGCAGCTTCTGACAAAACAACCGAATCGAGGAGGTGCCTCTCTAATTAGTGATCGCTGGGCAATTACAGCTGCTCATGTTGTGGTTGGACaggaaacaaaaacactgatgttCTATGGAGGAATGATTGATGGCCTAGACCAAAATGCAGTTAAAATGGAAACTGAGAAGATCATAATTCATCCAGGCTATAAAGTGGAGAACCCACATCAAACTAATTATGATAATGACATTGCCCTGGTGAGGATGTCTGCCAGAGTGCCACTCAGCACTAATATCATGCCAGTGTGTCTACCAGAGAAGTCAAACGGGCCAGTGATGGAGGCGAAGCTGGGAACAGTCTCCGGATTTGGAGGAACATCAAAAAATCCTCTAAGGAGTAGATATTTGCAGTATGGTCATGTGAAGGAATATTCAGAAGTTCCTTGTTTTGACACCACTCTGAAGGTCACTGATAATATGTTCTGTGCTGGAGGTGATGAAGGTGTGGATACCTGTAAAGGTGACAGTGGTGGGCCACTGATCATTCCAGTGTTGGGAAGAGGGTCTCAAGAAACACCCTACAGACTCAAGGGTATCGTGTCATGGGGTCCTGCTGAATGTGGAGATAAAAATTTTAAGGGCTACTACACCAAAGTGGAGAACTACCTGGACTGGATTAGAGAAACCATGGAAACTAACTAACACCATGATTATTAAACATTAGATATGAGTACATGTAATTTTTAttccttttgtttctttttcaggtAGGATCGATGGGTAGGTGTTTTGATAGTAATaatgtgtaattaattaattaattaattaatgtgcCAAAACACAGGGTAAAATCATACTACTTACAAAAAGTATAATaaaagaaattatatttttattagaatttaACTCATTGTCTACAAACCGGCTCAAAAGAAATCAGTTGATTATAGAAAATGTGTTCTAGTTGTTTTTACTTCCTGTTGTTAAATGTTATATATGTCCTTTTAACATGCAAATATTTCTACCAATTATATCAACTTCTATCAATAAAGATACATAGAGTGCTAAATAAACACCAAGTTCAAGTTCCTCCTTATGCTCTActcatatttatttaatgaaataaaacatgataAGTGATGCTCATGCTTTGCAGCAGTACcttttcataaacattttttaacctAAAAAAGACTAGCACAGTAACATTAGCTGAGggcatttgtctgtttttctaaaAGACTGGCTGCCTGTCTCTGTGTAAATTTTGTCACATGTAATCTTCTGTGGCTCTCTGCAGTCTCTATATGGCTTTAATTTAATCTATTTATGGTAAAATGCTCAGAAACCATGtctattaaaaataatgatttagaATTTTTGGATGCTGTGCTGTGCGCTCACCCCGTTCCTCATTTGAGAACCCAGGTCACAACCCTCCAGGAGGAGGGTGAACAAGGTATGCGGTCAGCTCTAGGCTTGACTCAGGGAAGAGGACGTTCCCTGCCTTGCATAGTCCTGTGGGCTGTGCCATTTAAACAACCAAGCAGTTCTCATGATTGGGCATGGGACACAAGCTCAGGTTTGATCACCCTGTAGCTGGCCACCTTTGATGAGGGTGTTTAGTGTTGAAAGGCTGAAACACCCCCTGATTCaaaggtacactactgatgatatATCCCGAAATTACATCTTTCCCATGTCTGAGACACTGCCCTCACACCTCTCTCAACATCAAGGCAAACCTCATGTACCATCCACTGGCACAGTGGACAGCTTACCCTCATTCCTCTCATTGTCCAGAATTCATTTTTACCCCCTCCCAAGCCTTAATAAATTAAGGATAAACCAGAGAGTTAACTAGTTCATGCCATAAAATAAATAGATGAGATAAaatgatcctttattagtcccacaacagggaaattcacagtggTACAGCAACAAAGGGAaagcaaggcactcaagaaagaagtagaaaaagaaagaaaagtagcAAGAAGAGAATTAATAAGCAAGTTATTAACATTGTTCATTACTTGACAAGGTTTACAGTTTGTTACGATATAGACagcatataaaatattaaaggtaaacaataagataaaaaaaactgatttatatTATACATGGCATTGGTGAGGAATTAACAATGTAAACATTATAACActgttgttggaataaaacctcgtatctccaaaatgctaactttacaggagaaggaaaaaaaacgtattctacttttaatgtgagtcattggaaccagacgttctTTCCAAGTTATTCtagaccatttcttttggtccattcatcatgaaatttatacacagtgtgaaaggcaacatacattttcaaattatgtcaaaaactgaccccccccaaaaaaaaaaacagagatacaaggttttgttctgacagcagcaataagtagaaaagcaaaaacacaatgTCTTTACACTATATTTTACAAGTATTCCACATGGAGTATTCACACAATTGATGTGTTGTAGGTGTGTAGAGTCtaatggggggtgggggtggtaaGTCAGTAACATATATAAAAGCATCTCcgagagtctttcagaaataaaaatggagagGGGTTAATTCAGCAAGACTACAtaaagccacattctgcatgtattacaccagcattgctctgtattagaAGTGTCCAGGTGCTAaaatgacctgcctgcagtccaaccTCATCACCCACTAACATTTTGGGCATTATGAAATGGAACACTTTATAAAATTATGAAACACAGATTGTTGTTAAAAGAGGAGGTGATGAAACAATGATTCGTACATcattgcatttgtttttaagttaagtgatacttttttaatcccacaactggggaaattccacctccgcgtttaacccatccgtgaagtgaaacaccacttacacactagtgaatatacaaacactagggggcagtgagcacacttgcgcggagcggtgggcagccctatccacggtgcccggggagcaattgggggttaggtgtcttgctcaaggacacatcagtcatggactgtcggtgctggggatcgacaATTTGTTTCAATTTTGGATATCGCCCCaactattttgaaaatgaggctgtaataaaatgttttatataaaattctttttgaaTGGTTTAAGTATCCAGTTCCTTTTTttgatgttgttgttttggtatattttgagCCAACAATGGGCAGTTGGGGTaatggcaaaatgttaagtaaaactaaaataaaaacacagctggcccaaAGATTTGTTGAGTTTTTTAAAAtggagtttgacacccctgaactaacagataataataatcactTGATCATGTATGCATTTGAAGGCAGGACACATACACAGCTATACGTTTCTGCGAGCCCTCTCTTCAGCTGACCCTGCCCCATTTCTAGACTGATGTGTAAATTCACTCTGCCAAATGTGAAGATGTGCATTGGCCTTTTAAGGTTtctaatcaaaacaaacacatgagggACACCAGTCAGTACAGTGTGATGCAGTGCCTTCCAACCTCTTTGAGGATACCTGTTCCCGTGAATAATGATAGTGAATATAATCCTTTACATTGCAGAGACTGCACACTGTGTAGTGCATTTCAATACATTTAGAAGTGTTGAAATACATTACATCAGTTAGTAGTTTACCATGAAACTTGTCAATCTCAGCAATTGAGCAAATCATGTTTAACTGATTAGTAATTTATGAATAGTTATTCTGAGAAGCATGGCTAAAGATGCATAGCTGAAGTAGGCTTCCTATTTGccggcttcttgttcaaattgtcccattccaccctCAACAGTGTTGCAGCTACATGCTGGTTTTTCAGGCGTTATaataataactgctgcaccatttaaagtggagcTGGAAAATtgaaataagaagctggcggaTATAAAGCTGACTTCAGGCTTCTGTTAAGGCTGTAGATTTTATCGAGGGGAAGTAGTAATATCAAGCTGAGTCTCTCCTGAATTAGAATTTGGTAGCTTGCATGGCATAAATTGCTAACTGCTAGGCAGCTTAAGTTTGAACTCAGTGTGAGCTCTCCTGACAACCAGAAGTAATTAATTTAGTATTGCTTATGGTTGTTAATTCACCTGTAGGGAGATGAAAAAAGCCTTTTCACATCTTTTCAGTTAGAACATTTTCACATCTTTTCATATCATATCTTTATATTTTGCACCAAATCATGGAGTGTAGtatcaataataatattgaTATATGCCAATGTCaataaatatgaagaaaattCAGGGCAAGAGTGGTTTTGCTCACTCACAAACTTGTTGCCTTAAATGGTGATTTTAAAATGGTTGCAAAATATCGCttgtaaacattaaaatgtaaaaaaaaactttgtatctccttACTTGCCTCAGATGTTTTCAAATCCTAGCAACACCCATAGCTCAGAGAAGAgagtagagaaacttagagcTGAGAGGAAAATGTCCACATGAACTTACTCCGCAATGAGACAACAGGTCAATCGGAAAAAAACACCAGTAGTCACATCAGTCCTGTGACACATAGCTATAAAAACAATgtgttataatatttttttctttggtatTTGATCAACACTTTTCAAGCAGGAATGtgggatgttaattttattaatacCTCATTCTCATTAATGATGTGGACTGTGAATTAAGTGACAGAAAATTCCAGTATCTTTGGAGGAGGACACAGGCCATATGGTTTTACGGCTTTATTTTTGGATAAAAAAGAGCAGCCCACTTCCAACAGCATGTGTTTAAAGGCAGATGCTGGGGGCCTGGATTAAAGTGCAGTGCAGAGCACCTACAGAAAGTCTCAGACATAAGTAACAGAAGTATAAGCTTGAGAAAACTTTTctatataaaagcaataaaaaacattaacatcacAATTAAGTTGTCACCACATGCCAGCACCATCTTTATGATGAGCCCCTTTACCAACTTACTCAAATTTTCACCTGACCAAAACATTCATGTAGGTTGTATGTACTGGCTGTGGACGTGTCCCTCCTGACGTCCTGCGTCTCTTTAACTAGTTTCAGCCAAGTCAAACACAACTTGTTTTTTGGTGACTTTTAGACTCAGGTTTTTTCACTCCTCTATTTGCAAACTGCAGGGATTTCTGATGTTTGAAAAAATTCAGAACTGCTGGGAAAATTGAACTTTATCTTCCAGATTGTCTATTTCATCTATACATATCTGCCATGGGCAGAATAAAACTAATAGTGAGGTACGTTTAATGGATTTCCTTCTCAAAGGCATCCACCTCTAAACTCTATTACAGTGGATAAATTCAATAGCAGACGCATTTCTGTTTCTAAAGAACACTAAGtacacacagaaaacatttccGACTGAATAGATATGCCTTTGTATTCTGTCATGGGTGAGTGTGACTCATTATGCACTAATGTTTGAATGATCATTACTGGCTTAATGTGTCTTATTATGCTTTTGctatgaaataatcatttaacatttttatacttACTGCATCATTTTGATCTCTTTCTCTAGTGTGCTatggatgagtgtgtgtgagtgcagggCTGCAATGTATGGTCATGTTCAGTCCCCACTGTTTCCTGAGCCCTACTTAGCTGATCTCTATATACGGTGGTACCTGAAAGTTCCTCATGGATACCAGATCCAACTGACCTTCAACTACCTGGACATTGAGCCTTCTGTCAACTGCACTAAAGACTCCCTCACAGTGGGTTATGCCATATATTGCATGTTAAAATTGTATGTATAATAGATGATTTGGAAACGGATGTGGATTTGCTTATTTGTGTAATGATAGACCCGTGTGTGTCTGTTATACTGCATTGCTGACACACTCGAGCAAACTGTTCTGggatttattttctgttttcttaacAAGGTTTTGCATGGTAGTGAAATTTTGGGGAAGTTCTGTGGCCAGAAGTCCACAGATAAACATCACCCTGGCAACAAGCCCATCATGTCTCCAGACAACTGTCTCTGGCTGTTTTTTGAGACAGACAGCTCAAACCAAGGATCTCAGATGCACCTTGGCTTCTTTGTCTTCTATCAGGCAGTTGGTATGTTAGTATTTTACATTGCTTTGGAGCATATTGTCAGACATTGTTAGGTTGGGCAGGCCTTTGTCGTTCAACAGTGTACCATTATGATAGAATCATGATATGGACATCCTGGGTAAAAAGAAAAGCTTTAATCATGATATTGTCTTAGTTGAGAATGTCTGCCAGGAAGAAACTacagcaaaagaaaacacagaaaatatgCAGCTCAGTAATGCAGGAGGTACAGTACATGGATGCAAagacattaaataaacatgaatcCTGAAGAGTCCACAATTGCAACAGTTTTACATGATTGGAGGGAGGTACCAGGGTGAAACCATAGCAAGAAAGAGCCAGTCAAGACATTGATGAGTAGGAGGAAAGGTGCAGGAGAGAGCTTGGAGATTCTGCAGTTGTGGATATAGGAGCCAGTATATCACATATGAGGGTCTCTCCTCGATAGATGTGGCAATGGCATGGCAATACTCATCAGTGGCACTGTTTCCACAAGGACAAGCAGGGAAATGACATCCTGGACACTACGTCTGTGGACTGCTGCAGAGTAAACACTCTCCAGAAATCCAGATGTTTCCACAGATATAAGTGACAACACTCTTGGACTCTTGGCAGTGGATGCGAGGTCAATATCAGCCATTGTTTTTACGAGGAAGGGCCAGAAGAACAAAATCAGCAAAGGTGGAATTTCATCAGGCACTAAAGGACACAGGACAGACACTCAGGCACCGGTCTGAAGAACCCTGTTAGGAAAGCAGCAGTAACAGGTAACATGGCAGAATGTGCAATGGAACTAAAAACAGACAATCAGGTctgtgttttggtgtttttttcttttctttagaaGAACTAATTCAGCTGATCACAGCTCAGGTTTGTAGCTATCAAGATATTACATTGTTTTATTGACAGCTGCTGGACCAAGAAGAgaattttaccattttttttaatagtgcaaaatgtgttcatgtgttAGTATGACAAATTTTTACTCTGCTTTAAATGAATTGATGCAGAACATTAAGCTCAGTACACTTTActttcacacactgcacatgTTCACAACACCTGGATTATTTGATTAGTCGTTTTGTGCTTTGACATATTATACTGCCTGATGTAGCTGGTTTAACTCCTGGGTTTTTGTCTTAATGTTGTTTCTGTCTAGGCATAATTACAACTTGCAGATGAACTGGATGGACAAAGCTCATATAATTTGACTTTCATTGATATGTGGGCTATTGAGATCCCCTAGTGGCTAAGGCCAAACCTGCAGTGTAGCAGATCCAGGCATTATCTTCATCTACAACCTTCTTGGGCAACGCTTACTCTGGAACATCATTACGGTATACCATTTCAAAAATATTCTATTATTAATTTTCCCTTAAACTATTTTTTTCTAATGTGATAGAAAGTGGACATTTGTTTATGATTTCagtcatatatttttttctgtgccTGCCCCTCGAGTGATGGACTGTGGGATTGCTGAGATTGCAGATCCAGATCTGATAGCCCTAACAGAGGAGAGTCCACTTATAACATACAATCAAAATATCAGCTTCAAGTGTCTATCAAAGCACTACAAGCTGGATGGAGATGGTAAACACTGTgcagatctgtctgtgtgtgtgtgtgtgtgtgtgtgtagtctttCTACAAATAATGTGCTCAGAGTTACTGTCTTTATTCTTCTCTATTTTTCTCAGCTAACTTCTCTTTTGATGCTAGTGGTAACTGGATATCTGAAAGAGGACAGAATTATTCCCAGAATGCACCACACTGTGTCCCAGGTATATCTACACTCAAATCTATAGCATGTCAGAAATACAACATCTGGGGGACATTCTGGGGTAGCATTTAGACTAAAAgagtgtctggtgtgtgtgtgtgtgtgtaagtgtcaCGTCAGTGTGTGGTCGTCCTACTGTTGACCTCTCCAAGCGTGACAGGGTGTTGGGAGGGAAGACAGCTCCAGCAGGCTCATTCCCCTGGCAGGTCTTCCTCTTGTCAGGAGGTCGAGGTGGAACGAGCATCATTGGGGACCGGTGGCTCATGACTGCAGCCCACAATCTGGAGCAAGAAATTCGCTAATGAACATGTGAAGGTAAACATGTTGTCTACTAAATGCAAACTGTTAAGTTACTGACTGGATTGTCTGATAACCTAATATGTTTTAGAAGCATTTCTTTCGAGCCTGAATTGTTCTGAAATCTTGAAGTCTCTATCACTATTCATTCtttgaataattaattattatttaactaGATCAAAGATTAATGTGTTGAGAGAACACAGATTCTGTAGAAATGTCTTTGCACGCtactttttaaatgctttgaattaaacatttcattatgcagaaatcagAGTAATGTAATTTCATTGCATcatcttttcattttgtcagtcaCTGACCATTGTGGTGACAAAAGGATTGATTGAAGTATATCATATTTGTTGGTGTGTGATTTTATGAAATTTTGATGCCTACATGCTTTTTATCCTCTTTTTCGCAGGTGTATGTTGGAGACAACCATATCAGTGGACTTGTGAAGTCCCCATCACTTGCTAATGCATCGTTACATGTTCACCCAGGATACAAGAACAACAACCTGAGGACAAATTTTGATAATGACATCGCCTTGATCAAGCTAAACTCTCCAATCACATTTAACATGAATGTTATGCCAGTGTGTCTGCCTGAACGGGACACTGAGCTCAGTGGCACTGGGTAAGAGTATTGCGCCACCTCTATTGATGAAGAGTTGCTGACACCAGTGATGACCAAACACAGTGGacagtatttgtatttatcCAAGTTCTTttcatgctttgtttttttgcaaagaaATATTTGAAAGGAAGAATTCTCCATCTGCAAGTCTTTTGCAAACTGATGTCAGATGTTTAATTTCCTGGTTTCAGCTTGGTTTCAGGATTTGGACTGACTGAAGATTCACTAACGGCTGACACACTCAGATATATCAGACTCCCTGTTGTGGAACAAGACAAGTGCCACAGATCcatagagactgagagaaagaacCGCCATGATGTGGCTCCACTGACAGACAACATGTTCTGTGCGGGTCTCCCTGAGGGGGGGAAGGACACCTGCTCTGGGGACAGTGGCTTGGCTTTTGTAATGAAGGATGATGAGACGTACTGGGTGGCAGGCATCGTTAGCTGGGGAGTGGATTGCGGCCAACCAGGGAAGTACGGCATTTACACCCGCGTGGCAAAGTACCTAAACTGGATACAGAAAACCATGGATGAAAATCAGTAACGGGAGAGCACATCTATGTGCATCCAAACGTGATATTAATGGGCAGTGTATTACATACATGTTAATTGCTGTGATCATATTTGACTGTTTTTCCAAAATGATTGTACAGCTTGCCTGTGAGGAAACAGAGCTAAGAGCTAACTGCATGATATTCATTCTGTGCCTGGCCTATAAACTCATGCTAAACATGAATAATGAAGACCAAACTTATGAACTATTATTAACAGTATAACACAGGGCTTACAAGTCAGACATGCGCAGATACAATTGAACCCGGAGATTTTTATTTGAAAGTAGATGAACAGGGTTAACACCTGACCAGGTCAACAACCAGAAGAGCCAAATACAATACATAGGGGTAGGCAAAAACAGAATCCAACAACAGGTGAGGGTCATAACCATAGAAGAATAATACaaacaacaaagccaaaaacaggaGTGAGTATCAGAAACCGGAGAAAACAAAGCACGGTCAAAACATGGAGCAGCAATCATAAATGGCTTGGTGTGCACTGACTGAACAATGGAAACACTTCGCAAGCACATGGTTCAGACAGACTGGTACATACAGCGCAAAACAAGTGGAAACTATTAGTATTCAGGTGACTGTGATCTGCTGGGCGGTTTGTGATTGGCTGGAAAAGTCTCATGACTGACAGAaggattctgggaagtggagtcctTGATGGTATGAGTGTCCGACTGAGAACCAAGAAATGTGACAAACAGTATTGTTGTTAGATATTGGGACGACACCATTTCAGTAATCTATTCTGCCTGGCTTGGGCAATTATTTTGGTTCAGACAATTTTGTACTAACATGGTTAGAAGAGGTTCTGATTAATGTTCCCCAAATCAGAGAAATGTACTGTGCACATTTTCCCTTatctagcacacctgattcaactcattacCTAATTAACCAGCTCCTCCTAATTAGTGAAATAAAATCAGTTTGAAACAATCACTTGATTTCGTGTAGCTTAAAATagacatataaataaatagctaAGTTATTCAATAAATCAACCGGGTAGGAGTCAAATTAGGGTATGAAATAGTGATAGCAGTTTATGGAACAATGGAGGGACAGGGAAGAAACAAAGGAAAGGAAAATGTGCATAACAGTTATGGATGGGTAAAAAAGGAGCAACGATTTGGTGAAGGAGAAACTTATGGTTGGTGTAATACTCTTACGGCAGTTATTTAAGCTGTAGGTCACATTTTTGCAAAATGGACCTCACTAAAATTTTGATCATAGTTACGGCCCTGGCAGTCACCTGTATCACCCTTTCAGAAGAAGAGATCGGTTTCGAGTATCCAGTCACCTCCGCAACGAGAAACCGTCATTATTATAACCGTATTATACCCGTCGATCGCTGATTACAGCCTGGTCTCCAATTATAAGGTTATTGTTACATTTTCAACGCTTTCAAAAATTCCTGCTTCACATGTAGTTTGGCGGGTGTGATATAAACCTGGTTTGAAACAAAGCAAATTTCAAAGTGAAGCTCCAAGCCTTTTAAATAATGTGAATGTTTCACCAGGTCAATTAGTGTCATTTAACGATGTGACTTTATTCAACAGtttttaaatgtcaaaattGTGATCATATAAAGAGTAAACAATGGTGGTTCCCTCAACTGGAAAAGGCCAAAATGGGAAAACGTGCTTTGTGAAAAGACTGTTGGAATGTTTTCCCCAAAGTCTGAGTGGAGAACAGACAAAATCACGTGGTATTATGGCTTCTGGCAAAGTTATGAGGAACTACTGGAGCGCATGCCCAAAATTGCTTTTATTCAAAGGGCCCTGAGCAGTCTGAACGACCCCGAACTGGTACAGCCTCATCACAGAACTCTGGTAATGTTGGGAGATTTAATGGAAATTATTGGTCAGTTGGTAGAAGTAGAACAGGTTCTCACAAAATATTCTCATCACAATAATCTTAGTGTGATATATTTGACACAGATCCTATTTTGTGAAGGAAAGAAATCTCGCACCATTAGTTTGAATGCTTCGTATctgatgcttttttaaaaacccCAGAGATAAATTCCACGTTTCAATTTTGGCTCTTCTTTCGGATATTTACCAGGGGATCTTAAAGCCAAAACGGCAGAATGATTTGGGCTGTTGCTGGGGAAGAATCTGTTACATATGTACCTAAAATGATGCTGCCCATTAAAAAAGCTCTCCCTTTTCTAACTGGTTGGatgaatgtaaagaaaaaaaagcacacaaacaaaaaaaatacccAAATTTGGGTAGATGCAGGGCGCAAATTACAGGGGGGATTGGAGGGGTCTGACCCCACCGATTAAgacatttaagattaagatgtTAAATATTCTAATAGATTTACAGGATCCATGCCTGGGAGAATCTTGTAATACAATTTCACACACCCCTAAAGTGGGTGTAATTATCCCTCTTGTGTTAATTATTGGTCACGTGGCTGCGTCTTCACTAAAAGGTGCCCCAGCTACTCAGGCCGAGGCTCTGCGTGTGAGTAGCTGCTCTCCAGCTTTCTTAAATACACTTTATTACCTTCAGTTAATCACTCACATGAAGATGTTAGATTAGATTGTTTGAATTTACCATTCCACCTTCAATGCTGCTGTGGCAACACAGGCTTCAGGCTGAAGATGTGCTTTTTAGGCGCTTTGAACTTAACGTCTTcagcttttaaggtggaacagaacattCGAATAGGAATCCAGGTTTAGTTTTACGTGGGCTGTTTGTAATGTCTGCACAACATCAGAAGAAATGTataaaactcataaaacacttaACTGCTAAGGCTCAATGTAACTTATGCAccattttaaggtggaagggtaaatgttttaaggtggaatggaaaatgtgaACATAAAACTAAAAGCTCCATACTCTGGTGGCTGTAGAAGTGAGGAATTAGTTGCCCAGATGAGTAGTTCTACTGTAAACTCAAATGTTCTGCTGTAAATCGATACATTGAAGATAAAATTCTGTTGTTGCACTTAACATGATTAGCTAAAATAGAGTTTATGGGCTGTTCtaataaaaagtaatataaTGAAAACTTAAAGTTGAAAGCATAGTTAAAATGGTTACTGCAGATTAAGATTATTTGCTGCTTTAGAAAAAATAATGCCTAGTTTTGCAGTAAAACTGATGATAGAGGATGAGTTGCTGTATTTATACaatatttttacagtgaaataacagcCATATACTGTAAACCACATTTAAAGTATCACACTGGtttaaacacagtaaataactaaaatacattttttacagtgtgggtAGACAGTTGAGTACTGTTAATTGTGTGTTTGGAGTAACTGTGGGTTTATGGTTCCGGTTATGGCGCTGGGCTAGGTGGTCGCATGGCGGAGCTCTCCCGACCTAAAGTGTAAAATCTAATAGTTGGACAATAACAGAATATTTCTCTCAGCGCAAATATTCAGACACTCCTGTGTTTACGTCGATTTGCAACTAATATGCCGCCAAATAAGCCTCCTAAACCACCGAAATCGACCACAAAGTCGGACGCTCCTTCCAGCCCAGCACGACTAGCATCAGGTGCGCAGGCCAGTGGCGACTTGGCTAACTCCAGTCAAATTATCGCTGCTATCGAGGCTATGGAGGAAGATTTTGTGTCGAGATTTGATGCCCTCCTTGGCGCCATTCAAGGAATACAAGGCGAGCTGAAAGAATGATCAGGACGCACGACAGTAGCCGAGGAGATGCAAGTAATGAAGACGAAATCGCGTCCCTACGAGCTCAGTCTCATATAATGAAAACGACATTGGAGGAGCTGACGCGGAAAGTGGATGACTTGGAAAACCGGGCTCGTCG includes these proteins:
- the LOC108443654 gene encoding complement C1r subcomponent-like, whose protein sequence is MSVCECRAAMYGHVQSPLFPEPYLADLYIRWYLKVPHGYQIQLTFNYLDIEPSVNCTKDSLTVLHGSEILGKFCGQKSTDKHHPGNKPIMSPDNCLWLFFETDSSNQGSQMHLGFFVFYQAVVMDCGIAEIADPDLIALTEESPLITYNQNISFKCLSKHYKLDGDANFSFDASGNWISERGQNYSQNAPHCVPVCGRPTVDLSKRDRVLGGKTAPAGSFPWQVFLLSGGRGGTSIIGDRWLMTAAHNLEQEIR